The genomic window TGGTTTTTACCAGCTGTGAAGCCACATACTGCCCCATTGAATCGTTAAGACGACGTCCTGCCAATATGATTTCAGGGTGATAACCGTTTTCCTGAGCCTTTTGAGCCAGATAATAAGGATCTACTCCGATGCAGTGACCACCTACCAATCCTGGTTTGAAGGGTAGAAAATTCCACTTCGTTCCGGCAGCTTTTAAAACCGCATGGGTATCAATTTCCAGAAGATTGAAAATTTTTGCTAATTCATTAACAAAAGCGATATTAATATCTCTCTGTGAATTTTCAATTACTTTGGCTGCTTCCGCAATCTTGATTGTCGGTGCCAAGTGGGTTCCTGCAATAATCACAGATTTATATAAACCATCTACGATTTCACCAATTTCAGGTGTTGAACCGGAAGTTACTTTTAATATTTTTTCTACCGTATGTTCCTTATCTCCGGGATTGATACGTTCCGGCGAGTATCCTGCAAAGAAATCCTGATTAAATTTTAATCCTGAAACCTTTTCCAGAACGGGAATACATTCTTCTTCAGTTGCTCCCGGATATACCGTAGATTCATAGATTACGATATCATTTTTAGATAAAACCTTCCCTACCGTTTCCGAAGCTTTGTACAAAGGTGTCAGGTCGGGGCGGTTATGTTGGTCAACCGGAGTCGGAACCGTGATAATGTAAATATTCGCATCCTGAATATCGCTGATATCATGAGAGCAGAACAATCCGTTTTTATCAGTTTGATGAAAAGGATTTTCCTGTATCAATACAGATTCCAACACATCGTTTTCTACTTCCAGTGTACTGTCTGTTCCTGTTTTCAATTCACCAATTCTTTTCTGATTGATATCAAAACCTACAACCGGAAATCGGGTTGCAAATAATCGGGCTAAAGGAAGACCTACGTATCCTAAGCCGATAACGGCTATTTTATATTGTTTTTCCACAAAGATTTACTTTAGAAATGTTTTATTATTTTAAATTTTCCCAATACCAACTTATAGCTTCCTGTAAGCCTTTTTCTATAGTATGGGTAGGTTTGTATCCTAATAATTTTCCTGCTTTTTCCACCGACGCCAGCGAATGCGGGATATCACCGACACGGTTTGGGCCATAAGTCGCTTCAATACCGGCAATTTTTTCATCGAATTCACTTAAATATTGTTTAAGATATCCGATCAGGTCGTTTAATGTCGTACGATCACCGACTGCTGTATTATAAACTGTATTGATCGCTTCAGGATTTTCAGTCAGCATCGCCAGTTCATTCATCTGGATGACA from Chryseobacterium wanjuense includes these protein-coding regions:
- a CDS encoding nucleotide sugar dehydrogenase, with product MEKQYKIAVIGLGYVGLPLARLFATRFPVVGFDINQKRIGELKTGTDSTLEVENDVLESVLIQENPFHQTDKNGLFCSHDISDIQDANIYIITVPTPVDQHNRPDLTPLYKASETVGKVLSKNDIVIYESTVYPGATEEECIPVLEKVSGLKFNQDFFAGYSPERINPGDKEHTVEKILKVTSGSTPEIGEIVDGLYKSVIIAGTHLAPTIKIAEAAKVIENSQRDINIAFVNELAKIFNLLEIDTHAVLKAAGTKWNFLPFKPGLVGGHCIGVDPYYLAQKAQENGYHPEIILAGRRLNDSMGQYVASQLVKTMIKKKININDARVLNLGITFKENCPDVRNTKAVDVIQGLEDYALQVTTFDPWADPAEVQHEYGLTVVNEVPEEKFDAIILTVAHNEFRNLDLRKYLKEEGVIYDVKGVLEVCDSRL